In Brevibacterium pigmentatum, the sequence CATTCTCAGACTAGTCCCTCCTCAGTGAACGTACTCAATACCGAGGTCCGGGGCCTGCGGCCCTGTGCACCAGCAGTCGTACTCAACACCGGGGAATACGGTTGTCCCCGTCGGTCATCCTCGTCATCCGCTGTCTTTCGACCTGGGCGATGACTTCGGCGTCGACATCAACAGCGGGTCCTCGAGCGGGCCTCTGGCCGCGGCGACCCTGGCCTCGCCCTCAATCGACACGGCGTTCCTCAGCGCCGGTGCTTGGGATCTGGACCACGGCCTGACCACCTCG encodes:
- a CDS encoding DeoR/GlpR transcriptional regulator, which encodes MHQQSYSTPGNTVVPVGHPRHPLSFDLGDDFGVDINSGSSSGPLAAATLASPSIDTAFLSAGAWDLDHGLTTSETDKLTLKRAARQAAQRTFLVADSTKFDTHARFKAVALDELDLIITDDRLSEPDRKRLEDSGVRIDCARL